AGGAAAGTCCCGAGAAGCGAGGCGATCTCGTCCAGGCCGTAGAGGCGGCTCTCGGATCCCCCGCCCCGGTTGTCCTCCCCGCCGCCCCCCAGGTCGGCCAGGGCCGTCACCCGGACCTCGGGAGCGGCGCCGCCGGCAGGAAAGGCATCGGTGCCCGATTCGGCCATCTGGATCGACGCCTCGCCCACGCCCAGCACGTCCCCCGCGCGAAGGGCCCCCTCCTCCTTCCGGGTCCCGTTGAGGTAGGTCCCGTTGGAGGAGCCCAGGTCGCGGAAGCGGACCTCCTCCCCCGACCGCGTAAGTTCCAGGTGGCGCCGCGAAACGTACCGAGCCCGCACCGGCAGGTCGCACTCCAGCGACGACCCCACCGTCAGGGATGTCCACCCCGCGAAGTCAACGAGGAGGGATTTCTCACCAGGGAAGCGAATCCAGAGTCTCATGCCACCGCAATCCTACCACGACGGAAAGAAGAAGACGGAGGAAAGGGTGGTCCAGCCCCCCTCTTTCTTGTGAGAAATATGAGGAGGCGTGGGGAAAGAGAGGACTTGGGGATTATATAAGACCGCCTGGTCTATAACGTCTACCGTCTAACGTCTATCCGTGGATCGCCCGCCTGTCAACGGCGAGGCAGGCCTCCATGAGGGCTTCGCTGAGGGTGGGGTGGGCCTGGCGGCGCGCGGGGGCGCGCGCTTCCCAGGGGGGCTCGGGCGCCCCCCTAGGACGCCTGCCCGCGGCAGGCTGTAACCCCCTCCCCTTGCGGGGGCGGTCCTCCGAGCGGGGGAACCTCCCCGTTCCCCCGCACCCCTTCGACACCGCCACGCCCCGAGAGGGAACAGACGCGCGAGGCCGAATTCACTTCGGCCGCAGCGCAATCCTTGAAGGGTGGGGTACAGCGAAGCGTCCTAGGGGAGGGCAGAGCCCTCCCCTGGAGGGTCTATCCGTGTATGGCCCGCCTGTCGACGGCGAGGCAGGCCTCCATGAGGGCTTCGCTGAGGGTGGGGTGGGCGTGGCTGGTTCGCGCGAGGTCTTCGGCGCTGGCCTTGAACTCGAGGGCGAGGACGGCCTCGGGGATGAGGTCCGAGGCCCGGGGGCCCACGATGTGGACGCCGAGGAGCGTGTCGGTCTGGGCGTGGGCGAGGACCTTGACGGCGCCGTCCTCCATGGCGAGGCTCTTGGCGCGGCCGTTGCCCTTGAAGAAGAACTTGCCGGCCTTGTAGGGGACGCCTTCGGCCTTGAGCTCCTCCTCGGTCTTGCCCACGCAGGCGAGTTCGGGGTGGGTGTAGACCACGTTGGGGATGGCGCCGTAGTTCACGTGGCCGGGCTTCCCGGCGAGGATCTCGGCGAGGGCGATGCCTTCCTCGGAGGCCTTGTGGGCCAGCATGGGGCCGCGGATGAGGTCGCCGATGGCGTAGACGCCGGGGAGGTTCGTCTCGAAGCGGTCGCTCACGGCCACGCGGCCCTTCTCGTCGAGGATGACGCCGGCTTCCTTCAGGCCCGCCGCGGAGGAAGCGGGCTTGCGGCCCACGGCCACGAGGACCCGGTCGCAGCCCAGGATTTCCTTTTCGCCCTTGCCGTTTTCCAAGGTCAGGGCGACGCCGTCGGGAAGAACCTCCGCGGTCTTGAGGGTGGTGGCGGTCTTGATGACGAGGCCCTGGGCCTTGAGGGAGCGCTCGAGAAGAGTGGACATCTGGCCATCGGCGAAGGGCGCCACGCGGGGGAGCATCTCCACCACCGTGACCTGGGCGCCCAGGCGGCGCCAGACGCTTCCCAGCTCGAGGCCCACGGCGCCCGCCCCGACGACGCACAGGTGCCCCGGCACGGATTCGAAGGAGAGGGCCTCGGTGGAGGTCACCACGCGCTCCCCGTCGAAGCGAAGGAAAGGAAGTTCCACGGGCACCGAACCCATGGCCAGGACGACGGCCTTGGCCTGCACGTCCTGGGAATCCCCTCCGGTCTTGATTTCCACGCGTCCAGGCCCCTTCAGGACGCCTTCCCCTTTGAGGACGGCCACCTTGTTCTTCTTCATCAGGACGCCGATGCCGTCCGTGAGGTCCTTCACGATGGCGGCCTTGCGGGCCATCATGGCGGTGAGGTTCAGGCGGACATCGGAAGGCTCCACGCCGTGGACGGCGAGCCCCTCGCGGGCCTCGTGGTAGCGCTCGCTGGATTCCAGCAGGGCCTTGGAGGGGATGCAGCCCACGTTGAGGCAGGTCCCGCCGAGCGTGGCGTCCTTCTCCACGAGGGCGGTCTTGAGGCCGAGCTGGGCGGCGCGGATGGCGCAGACGTAGCCACCCGGCCCCGCTCCGATCACGACGACGTCAAAGGGTTCCATTATGGACTCCCGAGAATATGCATGGCCGAGATGCTACGATCCAGGAAGGACGAGACGTCACCCGAGCCCCCATAATCTGGGCGGAGGCTTCGCGGGTTCATCACGTCCCACATTCCAAATCCCCAATCCGAAATCCCCAATCCCCAATCCCCAATCCCCAATCCCAAATCCCAAATCCCAAATCCCCAATCCCAAATCCGAAATGTCCCCTTTTTTCTTCCGCCTTTGGCCTTCAGCCTTCTGGCTTGCCCCTCCCGTTTCACGTCTCCCGTCTCCCGTCCAACTCCAAGAGCGACACGTCCGCGCGGCCCACGAAGTCGGCCACGTGTTTGAGGAAGAGGCCGGCGGTCTTGCCGTCCACCATCCGGTGGTCGTAGGAAAGCGCGAGGATCATCACCGGGCGGACCACGATCTGTCCCTCCCGCACGACGGGCTTCTCCTGGATGGCGTAGGTGCCCAGGATGCCGCTCTGGGGCGGATTGAGGATGGGCGTCCCCATGAGGGCGCCGTAGGATCCCGCGTTGGTGATGGAAAAGGTGCCCCCCGAGAGTTCGGCGAGGGTGATCTTCTTTTCGCGGACGCGGGCGGCCAGGCGGAGGATCTCGGATTCGATCTGGGCGAGGGAGAGGCGGTCGGCGTGGCGCAGGACGGGAACGGCCAGGCCCTGTTCGGCGGCCACGGCGATGCCGATGTGGACCTCGCGGTTCTCCACGATCTCCGCCCCCTCGATCCAGGAGTTGAGGTCGGGGAAGGCGCGGAGGGCGTCGGCGACGGCCTTGACGAAGAAGCCCATGAAGCCCAGGGCCACGCCGTGTCGGGCCAGGAAGGCCTCCTTGTGGGCTTTCCGAAGGGCCATGACGGCGCCGCAGTCGCATTCGGCGAAGGTGGTGAGGGTGGCCGTGGTCTGCTGGGAAAGGACCATCCTCTCGGCGATGCGGGACCGGATGGGCGAGAGGGGCCTGCGGACCTGGGCCCCCGCGGGGGTCTCGGGCGCCGTGGGAACAGGGGCCGCCGGGGCGGGGACTCCCGAGGCGAGGAAGGCCACCACGTCCTCCTTGGTGACGCGGCCATCCCGGCCCGTCCCCCGGATGGCGGCCGGATCGAGGCGATGCTCCTCGACGAGGCGGCGCACGGCGGGAGCCAGGGCCTCGACGGCCTCGGGCCGGGCCAGTTTCTCCCTCAGGGAGGGAACGCCCGCCACGGGGTTCAAGGCGGGGCCGGGCGTCTGGGGGACGGCCGGAGGGAGGCTGGGGGCGGGCGGGGCCGCCGCGGGGACGGCGGGAGCGGCGCCGGCCCGGGCGGAGGTGTCGAGGGAGCCCACCGTCTGGCCGATCTTCACGGGGCTTCCCGCCGGCACGGCGATGGCGAGGCGGCCGGCGTGCTCCGCGTTGATCGTCATGGTGACCTTGTCCGTC
The genomic region above belongs to Acidobacteriota bacterium and contains:
- the sucB gene encoding dihydrolipoyllysine-residue succinyltransferase — translated: MRVEVKVPTVGESITEGLLAEWLQADGAVVRTDDPLFVLETDKVTMTINAEHAGRLAIAVPAGSPVKIGQTVGSLDTSARAGAAPAVPAAAPPAPSLPPAVPQTPGPALNPVAGVPSLREKLARPEAVEALAPAVRRLVEEHRLDPAAIRGTGRDGRVTKEDVVAFLASGVPAPAAPVPTAPETPAGAQVRRPLSPIRSRIAERMVLSQQTTATLTTFAECDCGAVMALRKAHKEAFLARHGVALGFMGFFVKAVADALRAFPDLNSWIEGAEIVENREVHIGIAVAAEQGLAVPVLRHADRLSLAQIESEILRLAARVREKKITLAELSGGTFSITNAGSYGALMGTPILNPPQSGILGTYAIQEKPVVREGQIVVRPVMILALSYDHRMVDGKTAGLFLKHVADFVGRADVSLLELDGRRET
- the lpdA gene encoding dihydrolipoyl dehydrogenase encodes the protein MMEPFDVVVIGAGPGGYVCAIRAAQLGLKTALVEKDATLGGTCLNVGCIPSKALLESSERYHEAREGLAVHGVEPSDVRLNLTAMMARKAAIVKDLTDGIGVLMKKNKVAVLKGEGVLKGPGRVEIKTGGDSQDVQAKAVVLAMGSVPVELPFLRFDGERVVTSTEALSFESVPGHLCVVGAGAVGLELGSVWRRLGAQVTVVEMLPRVAPFADGQMSTLLERSLKAQGLVIKTATTLKTAEVLPDGVALTLENGKGEKEILGCDRVLVAVGRKPASSAAGLKEAGVILDEKGRVAVSDRFETNLPGVYAIGDLIRGPMLAHKASEEGIALAEILAGKPGHVNYGAIPNVVYTHPELACVGKTEEELKAEGVPYKAGKFFFKGNGRAKSLAMEDGAVKVLAHAQTDTLLGVHIVGPRASDLIPEAVLALEFKASAEDLARTSHAHPTLSEALMEACLAVDRRAIHG